The Microcoleus sp. bin38.metabat.b11b12b14.051 genomic sequence CTGGTACAGTAACAATATGCAGTCACAGTTTCATCGCGATCGCAATATGTAGCGCTGCCAACTGCGTGAAATTCCCAGACACAATCGCAGAAACTGCGTTTGGCCGTATTGCGCGCGCCTGAGCTGGAAATTAACTGGGATTTAGAGGCAAGCAGGTCTATTACTCTGGCTCCATCATCAAAAAAATGGGTCTGAAACCCCGTCCTTCTAGGACGGCTTTGTATTAGAGTTTACATTTTCACGAAATAGATGCTATAATGTGAAGTATGACACAAAAAGCATTCAAGTACCGATTCTATCCAACTCAGTCGCAAGAAAACTTGCTGAGAAGAACGATGGGCTGTGCTCGTTTGGTTTACAACAAAGCCCTTGCTCTTAGAACAGAGGCTTGGTATGAAAGAC encodes the following:
- a CDS encoding helix-turn-helix domain-containing protein; the encoded protein is MTQKAFKYRFYPTQSQENLLRRTMGCARLVYNKALALRTEAWYER